Proteins found in one Oncorhynchus mykiss isolate Arlee chromosome 3, USDA_OmykA_1.1, whole genome shotgun sequence genomic segment:
- the si:dkey-34d22.1 gene encoding discoidin, CUB and LCCL domain-containing protein 1 isoform X4 encodes MFLKPGQIRDAVNYLGSFWIVFSFVFIIVNGQEGNGCGHTVMATESGTLASQNYPWTYPVDSWCKWRLRVPKGRTLHLLFGDFDVERSPGCRNGSLTITPNNGAPSLGPLCGQLEDSEKNVTVNSNEVTIVFYSGPHHSGRGFLFSYTTDQHSGLISCRQRGTHFISQQFSVYCPAGCKDVTGDICGHSEQGYRDTSVLCKAAIHAGVVSDNLGGRITVTRGRSLTLYESSFANGILSKMGSLSEKKLVFTKECNDELTVSGFNASSIWREVNRLGQLVLWSPKNMDAEGQLLPWASDGSDREPWLELELTDKSSVTGIITRGSADFYIESYVLLFSKDRHNWKVYKSALSREKKVFEAHSDGHLRVLNSLFPPVVVRYLRLQPQSWQGRASAHVQVLGCPLPKIHPRPRSAGGSPSLKVDVSTTPHLNPVPTEGPVIIKDSSLSSNQPVIVAVGVVLGLILCVSCLLAGVWWNRRKKAAHMKMFSVPKAASQSFQEKSLPCSDSELISYPLERSVHDALPNPPLNVHQSLLYKEPPQHDAATPVLQVWDGVLRLASMLCSNSPFFVSIFVPMCSCKP; translated from the exons GCAATGGCTGCGGGCACACTGTGATGGCCACAGAGAGTGGCACCCTGGCCTCTCAGAACTACCCGTGGACCTACCCTGTTGATTCCTGGTGTAAGTGGAGACTGCGAGTTCCGAAGGGACGTACACTGCACCTCCTCTTTGGGGACTTTGACGTGGAAAGGAGTCCGGGCTGCAGGAATGGCTCCCTCACCATCACACCCAACAACGGAGCTCCCAGCCTGG GCCCCCTGTGTGGACAGCTTGAAGACTCAGAGAAAAATGTGACTGTAAACAGCAATGAGGTGACAATAGTATTCTACTCTGGCCCCCATCACTCAGGCCGAGGGTTCCTGTTCTCCTACACCACAGACCAACACTCAG GTCTCATTTCGTGTCGACAGAGAGGAACACATTTTATATCTCAGCAGTTTAG tgtgtactgtcctgctggGTGTAAGGACGTGACGGGGGACATATGTGGTCACTCTGAGCAGGGTTACAGAGAT ACGTCAGTCTTGTGCAAAGCTGCGATCCATGCCGGGGTGGTGTCAGACAACCTAGGAGGACGGATCACTGTGACCCGTGGGAGGAGCCTCACGCTTTATGAGTCCAGCTTTGCCAACGGCATTCTGTCCAAGAT GGGATCACTGTCTGAAAAGAAGCTGGTCTTCACCAAAG aGTGTAATGATGAACTGACTGTGTCTGGTTTCAATGCATCTTCCATCTGGAGAGAAGTGAACAGACTGGGGCAGCTTGTATTATGGTCCCCTAAGAACATGGATGCAGAGGGACAGTTACTACCCTGGGCATCGGACGGTAGTGACCGGGAGCCCTGGCTGGAGCTAGAGCTTACAGACAAGAGTAGTGTCACAG GAATAATAACAAGGGGATCGGCTGACTTCTACATCGAATCTTACGTTCTCCTTTTTAGCAAAGACCGCCACAACTGGAAAGTCTACAAATCTGCTCTCAGCAGAGAGAAAAAG GTGTTTGAAGCCCACTCTGATGGTCATCTGAGGGTTCTCAATAGCCTGTTTCCTCCGGTGGTAGTCCGGTACCTCCGGCTGCAGCCCCAGAGCTGGCAAGGTAGGGCCTCGGCACACGTCCAGGTCCTGGGCTGTCCTCTCCCCAAGATCCACCCCAGGCCTCGCTCCGCTGGGG GATCTCCATCCTTAAAAGTTGATGTTAGCACAACACCTCATCTCAATCCAGTCCCCACAGAGGGCCCTGTTATCATAAAGGACTCAAGCCTGA GCTCCAATCAGCCAGTGATAGTTGCGGTGGGCGTGGTTCTCGGACTGATCCTGTGTGTCAGTTGTCTGTTGGCTGGAGTCTGGTGGAATAGAAG GAAAAAAGCTGCACACATGAAAATGTTTTCCGTACCCAAAG CAGCCTCTCAGAGTTTCCAGGAGAAGAGCCTCCCCTGCTCTGACTCTGAGCTTATCTCCTACCCTCTAGAGCGGAGTGTCCATGATGCTTTACCCAACCCTCCTCTCAATG tgcaccagtccctcctgtataaagaacccccacaacatgatgctgccacccccgtccttcaagtttgggatggtgttcttcggcttgcctcGATGTTATGTTCAAACAGTCCTTTTTTTGTttcaatctttgtccccatgtgcagttgcaaaccatag
- the si:dkey-34d22.1 gene encoding discoidin, CUB and LCCL domain-containing protein 1 isoform X5, giving the protein MFLKPGQIRDAVNYLGSFWIVFSFVFIIVNGQEGNGCGHTVMATESGTLASQNYPWTYPVDSWCKWRLRVPKGRTLHLLFGDFDVERSPGCRNGSLTITPNNGAPSLGPLCGQLEDSEKNVTVNSNEVTIVFYSGPHHSGRGFLFSYTTDQHSGLISCRQRGTHFISQQFSVYCPAGCKDVTGDICGHSEQGYRDTSVLCKAAIHAGVVSDNLGGRITVTRGRSLTLYESSFANGILSKMGSLSEKKLVFTKECNDELTVSGFNASSIWREVNRLGQLVLWSPKNMDAEGQLLPWASDGSDREPWLELELTDKSSVTGIITRGSADFYIESYVLLFSKDRHNWKVYKSALSREKKVFEAHSDGHLRVLNSLFPPVVVRYLRLQPQSWQGRASAHVQVLGCPLPKIHPRPRSAGGSPSLKVDVSTTPHLNPVPTEGPVIIKDSSLSSNQPVIVAVGVVLGLILCVSCLLAGVWWNRRKKAAHMKMFSVPKASQSFQEKSLPCSDSELISYPLERSVHDALPNPPLNVHQSLLYKEPPQHDAATPVLQVWDGVLRLASMLCSNSPFFVSIFVPMCSCKP; this is encoded by the exons GCAATGGCTGCGGGCACACTGTGATGGCCACAGAGAGTGGCACCCTGGCCTCTCAGAACTACCCGTGGACCTACCCTGTTGATTCCTGGTGTAAGTGGAGACTGCGAGTTCCGAAGGGACGTACACTGCACCTCCTCTTTGGGGACTTTGACGTGGAAAGGAGTCCGGGCTGCAGGAATGGCTCCCTCACCATCACACCCAACAACGGAGCTCCCAGCCTGG GCCCCCTGTGTGGACAGCTTGAAGACTCAGAGAAAAATGTGACTGTAAACAGCAATGAGGTGACAATAGTATTCTACTCTGGCCCCCATCACTCAGGCCGAGGGTTCCTGTTCTCCTACACCACAGACCAACACTCAG GTCTCATTTCGTGTCGACAGAGAGGAACACATTTTATATCTCAGCAGTTTAG tgtgtactgtcctgctggGTGTAAGGACGTGACGGGGGACATATGTGGTCACTCTGAGCAGGGTTACAGAGAT ACGTCAGTCTTGTGCAAAGCTGCGATCCATGCCGGGGTGGTGTCAGACAACCTAGGAGGACGGATCACTGTGACCCGTGGGAGGAGCCTCACGCTTTATGAGTCCAGCTTTGCCAACGGCATTCTGTCCAAGAT GGGATCACTGTCTGAAAAGAAGCTGGTCTTCACCAAAG aGTGTAATGATGAACTGACTGTGTCTGGTTTCAATGCATCTTCCATCTGGAGAGAAGTGAACAGACTGGGGCAGCTTGTATTATGGTCCCCTAAGAACATGGATGCAGAGGGACAGTTACTACCCTGGGCATCGGACGGTAGTGACCGGGAGCCCTGGCTGGAGCTAGAGCTTACAGACAAGAGTAGTGTCACAG GAATAATAACAAGGGGATCGGCTGACTTCTACATCGAATCTTACGTTCTCCTTTTTAGCAAAGACCGCCACAACTGGAAAGTCTACAAATCTGCTCTCAGCAGAGAGAAAAAG GTGTTTGAAGCCCACTCTGATGGTCATCTGAGGGTTCTCAATAGCCTGTTTCCTCCGGTGGTAGTCCGGTACCTCCGGCTGCAGCCCCAGAGCTGGCAAGGTAGGGCCTCGGCACACGTCCAGGTCCTGGGCTGTCCTCTCCCCAAGATCCACCCCAGGCCTCGCTCCGCTGGGG GATCTCCATCCTTAAAAGTTGATGTTAGCACAACACCTCATCTCAATCCAGTCCCCACAGAGGGCCCTGTTATCATAAAGGACTCAAGCCTGA GCTCCAATCAGCCAGTGATAGTTGCGGTGGGCGTGGTTCTCGGACTGATCCTGTGTGTCAGTTGTCTGTTGGCTGGAGTCTGGTGGAATAGAAG GAAAAAAGCTGCACACATGAAAATGTTTTCCGTACCCAAAG CCTCTCAGAGTTTCCAGGAGAAGAGCCTCCCCTGCTCTGACTCTGAGCTTATCTCCTACCCTCTAGAGCGGAGTGTCCATGATGCTTTACCCAACCCTCCTCTCAATG tgcaccagtccctcctgtataaagaacccccacaacatgatgctgccacccccgtccttcaagtttgggatggtgttcttcggcttgcctcGATGTTATGTTCAAACAGTCCTTTTTTTGTttcaatctttgtccccatgtgcagttgcaaaccatag
- the si:dkey-34d22.1 gene encoding discoidin, CUB and LCCL domain-containing protein 1 isoform X7, giving the protein MFLKPGQIRDAVNYLGSFWIVFSFVFIIVNGQEGNGCGHTVMATESGTLASQNYPWTYPVDSWCKWRLRVPKGRTLHLLFGDFDVERSPGCRNGSLTITPNNGAPSLGPLCGQLEDSEKNVTVNSNEVTIVFYSGPHHSGRGFLFSYTTDQHSGLISCRQRGTHFISQQFSVYCPAGCKDVTGDICGHSEQGYRDTSVLCKAAIHAGVVSDNLGGRITVTRGRSLTLYESSFANGILSKMGSLSEKKLVFTKECNDELTVSGFNASSIWREVNRLGQLVLWSPKNMDAEGQLLPWASDGSDREPWLELELTDKSSVTGIITRGSADFYIESYVLLFSKDRHNWKVYKSALSREKKVFEAHSDGHLRVLNSLFPPVVVRYLRLQPQSWQGRASAHVQVLGCPLPKIHPRPRSAGGSPSLKVDVSTTPHLNPVPTEGPVIIKDSSLSSNQPVIVAVGVVLGLILCVSCLLAGVWWNRRKKAAHMKMFSVPKASQSFQEKSLPCSDSELISYPLERSVHDALPNPPLNDLQIYKLPDPDSDGQP; this is encoded by the exons GCAATGGCTGCGGGCACACTGTGATGGCCACAGAGAGTGGCACCCTGGCCTCTCAGAACTACCCGTGGACCTACCCTGTTGATTCCTGGTGTAAGTGGAGACTGCGAGTTCCGAAGGGACGTACACTGCACCTCCTCTTTGGGGACTTTGACGTGGAAAGGAGTCCGGGCTGCAGGAATGGCTCCCTCACCATCACACCCAACAACGGAGCTCCCAGCCTGG GCCCCCTGTGTGGACAGCTTGAAGACTCAGAGAAAAATGTGACTGTAAACAGCAATGAGGTGACAATAGTATTCTACTCTGGCCCCCATCACTCAGGCCGAGGGTTCCTGTTCTCCTACACCACAGACCAACACTCAG GTCTCATTTCGTGTCGACAGAGAGGAACACATTTTATATCTCAGCAGTTTAG tgtgtactgtcctgctggGTGTAAGGACGTGACGGGGGACATATGTGGTCACTCTGAGCAGGGTTACAGAGAT ACGTCAGTCTTGTGCAAAGCTGCGATCCATGCCGGGGTGGTGTCAGACAACCTAGGAGGACGGATCACTGTGACCCGTGGGAGGAGCCTCACGCTTTATGAGTCCAGCTTTGCCAACGGCATTCTGTCCAAGAT GGGATCACTGTCTGAAAAGAAGCTGGTCTTCACCAAAG aGTGTAATGATGAACTGACTGTGTCTGGTTTCAATGCATCTTCCATCTGGAGAGAAGTGAACAGACTGGGGCAGCTTGTATTATGGTCCCCTAAGAACATGGATGCAGAGGGACAGTTACTACCCTGGGCATCGGACGGTAGTGACCGGGAGCCCTGGCTGGAGCTAGAGCTTACAGACAAGAGTAGTGTCACAG GAATAATAACAAGGGGATCGGCTGACTTCTACATCGAATCTTACGTTCTCCTTTTTAGCAAAGACCGCCACAACTGGAAAGTCTACAAATCTGCTCTCAGCAGAGAGAAAAAG GTGTTTGAAGCCCACTCTGATGGTCATCTGAGGGTTCTCAATAGCCTGTTTCCTCCGGTGGTAGTCCGGTACCTCCGGCTGCAGCCCCAGAGCTGGCAAGGTAGGGCCTCGGCACACGTCCAGGTCCTGGGCTGTCCTCTCCCCAAGATCCACCCCAGGCCTCGCTCCGCTGGGG GATCTCCATCCTTAAAAGTTGATGTTAGCACAACACCTCATCTCAATCCAGTCCCCACAGAGGGCCCTGTTATCATAAAGGACTCAAGCCTGA GCTCCAATCAGCCAGTGATAGTTGCGGTGGGCGTGGTTCTCGGACTGATCCTGTGTGTCAGTTGTCTGTTGGCTGGAGTCTGGTGGAATAGAAG GAAAAAAGCTGCACACATGAAAATGTTTTCCGTACCCAAAG CCTCTCAGAGTTTCCAGGAGAAGAGCCTCCCCTGCTCTGACTCTGAGCTTATCTCCTACCCTCTAGAGCGGAGTGTCCATGATGCTTTACCCAACCCTCCTCTCAATG
- the si:dkey-34d22.1 gene encoding discoidin, CUB and LCCL domain-containing protein 1 isoform X6 — translation MFLKPGQIRDAVNYLGSFWIVFSFVFIIVNGQEGNGCGHTVMATESGTLASQNYPWTYPVDSWCKWRLRVPKGRTLHLLFGDFDVERSPGCRNGSLTITPNNGAPSLGPLCGQLEDSEKNVTVNSNEVTIVFYSGPHHSGRGFLFSYTTDQHSGLISCRQRGTHFISQQFSVYCPAGCKDVTGDICGHSEQGYRDTSVLCKAAIHAGVVSDNLGGRITVTRGRSLTLYESSFANGILSKMGSLSEKKLVFTKECNDELTVSGFNASSIWREVNRLGQLVLWSPKNMDAEGQLLPWASDGSDREPWLELELTDKSSVTGIITRGSADFYIESYVLLFSKDRHNWKVYKSALSREKKVFEAHSDGHLRVLNSLFPPVVVRYLRLQPQSWQGRASAHVQVLGCPLPKIHPRPRSAGGSPSLKVDVSTTPHLNPVPTEGPVIIKDSSLSSNQPVIVAVGVVLGLILCVSCLLAGVWWNRRKKAAHMKMFSVPKAASQSFQEKSLPCSDSELISYPLERSVHDALPNPPLNDLQIYKLPDPDSDGQP, via the exons GCAATGGCTGCGGGCACACTGTGATGGCCACAGAGAGTGGCACCCTGGCCTCTCAGAACTACCCGTGGACCTACCCTGTTGATTCCTGGTGTAAGTGGAGACTGCGAGTTCCGAAGGGACGTACACTGCACCTCCTCTTTGGGGACTTTGACGTGGAAAGGAGTCCGGGCTGCAGGAATGGCTCCCTCACCATCACACCCAACAACGGAGCTCCCAGCCTGG GCCCCCTGTGTGGACAGCTTGAAGACTCAGAGAAAAATGTGACTGTAAACAGCAATGAGGTGACAATAGTATTCTACTCTGGCCCCCATCACTCAGGCCGAGGGTTCCTGTTCTCCTACACCACAGACCAACACTCAG GTCTCATTTCGTGTCGACAGAGAGGAACACATTTTATATCTCAGCAGTTTAG tgtgtactgtcctgctggGTGTAAGGACGTGACGGGGGACATATGTGGTCACTCTGAGCAGGGTTACAGAGAT ACGTCAGTCTTGTGCAAAGCTGCGATCCATGCCGGGGTGGTGTCAGACAACCTAGGAGGACGGATCACTGTGACCCGTGGGAGGAGCCTCACGCTTTATGAGTCCAGCTTTGCCAACGGCATTCTGTCCAAGAT GGGATCACTGTCTGAAAAGAAGCTGGTCTTCACCAAAG aGTGTAATGATGAACTGACTGTGTCTGGTTTCAATGCATCTTCCATCTGGAGAGAAGTGAACAGACTGGGGCAGCTTGTATTATGGTCCCCTAAGAACATGGATGCAGAGGGACAGTTACTACCCTGGGCATCGGACGGTAGTGACCGGGAGCCCTGGCTGGAGCTAGAGCTTACAGACAAGAGTAGTGTCACAG GAATAATAACAAGGGGATCGGCTGACTTCTACATCGAATCTTACGTTCTCCTTTTTAGCAAAGACCGCCACAACTGGAAAGTCTACAAATCTGCTCTCAGCAGAGAGAAAAAG GTGTTTGAAGCCCACTCTGATGGTCATCTGAGGGTTCTCAATAGCCTGTTTCCTCCGGTGGTAGTCCGGTACCTCCGGCTGCAGCCCCAGAGCTGGCAAGGTAGGGCCTCGGCACACGTCCAGGTCCTGGGCTGTCCTCTCCCCAAGATCCACCCCAGGCCTCGCTCCGCTGGGG GATCTCCATCCTTAAAAGTTGATGTTAGCACAACACCTCATCTCAATCCAGTCCCCACAGAGGGCCCTGTTATCATAAAGGACTCAAGCCTGA GCTCCAATCAGCCAGTGATAGTTGCGGTGGGCGTGGTTCTCGGACTGATCCTGTGTGTCAGTTGTCTGTTGGCTGGAGTCTGGTGGAATAGAAG GAAAAAAGCTGCACACATGAAAATGTTTTCCGTACCCAAAG CAGCCTCTCAGAGTTTCCAGGAGAAGAGCCTCCCCTGCTCTGACTCTGAGCTTATCTCCTACCCTCTAGAGCGGAGTGTCCATGATGCTTTACCCAACCCTCCTCTCAATG